Proteins encoded together in one Acanthopagrus latus isolate v.2019 chromosome 19, fAcaLat1.1, whole genome shotgun sequence window:
- the sh3kbp1 gene encoding SH3 domain-containing kinase-binding protein 1 isoform X3, which yields MIKSELSNGRASPVSDPGVRPGRKGEQIRKRRCKAAFSYVPQHEDELELKIGDVIEIIAEKDTCRSGGPQVEEGWWEGFLNGKTGMFPSNFTKEILNESDTPSLDTPTSQEDLRSGRTSKDSPGSESDGGDSRSETGSGEIQPKKIRGFGFGDIFKDQPIKLRPRSMDVESEVDKASEGKAANVTPEAMKTEPDSKAKGREQCKVLFPYEAQNEDELSIKEGEIVNIITKECADAGWWMGEIGGRQGVFPDNFVKLLEVEKERPKKPPPPSAPSAKHTTEKKSEVKRVPPERPEHLPQRDQDRGEELKVGDIPKPSLPSLLPKKPLPPKTSSSSSSSSHPPRRPERPPTLACESPKSEGGASTPDSALDRSHDADVDLDAVVASTEKLSHPTALRPRVTDRRPRSQIITASSLSTADLDAPAVEDRKEKDRVKEEPETFSRSIDVSLRKGIPTVSVPDSKAPLPVKPSVLTPPTSSHRPSSPSSSSGLTPSPELRHSPLTPPTLEELRNQLRDLRSSVELLKSQHRQEMKQLSNTLDEEKRIRIGLQMEVEQIKKSLLK from the exons ATGATAAAGTCTGAGCTCTCCAACGGACGGGCCAGTCCTGTGTCTGACCCCGGAGTACGACCGGGCAGGAAAG gtgagcaAATCCGTAAGCGGAGGTGTAAAGCGGCGTTCAGCTACGTGCCTCAGCATGAAGATGAGCTGGAGCTGAAAATAGGGGACGTCATTGAGATCATAGCAGAG AAAGATACATGCCGGAGCGGTGGTCCTCAG gtggaggagggctgGTGGGAAGGGTTTCTGAACGGGAAGACTGGAATGTTTCCCTCCAACTTCACTAAAGAGATCCTGAATGAGTCGGACACGCCCTCTTTAGACACGCCCACCTCGCAGGAGGATCTACGCAGCGGCCGCACCA gtaaAGACAGCCCGGGCAGTGaaagtgatggaggagacagTCGGTCAGAAACAGGGTCGGGAGAAATCCAGCCGAAGAAG ATCCGAGGGTTCGGCTTTGGTGACATCTTCAAAGACCAGCCCATCAAGCTCAGACCTCGATCGATGGATGTGGAGTCAGAGGTGGacaag GCCAGCGAGGGGAAAGCAGCAAACGTCACTCCGGAAGCCATGAAGACCGAACCAGACAGCAAAGCCAAAG GGCGGGAGCAGTGTAAAGTCCTCTTTCCTTATGAAGCACAAAATGAAGACGAGCTGTCGATCAAAGAGGGAGAGATCGTCAACATCATCACGAAG GAGTGTGCAGACGCCGGCTGGTGGATGGGGGAGATCGGAGGAAGGCAAGGCGTCTTCCCAGACAACTTTGTCAAGCTGCTAGAAGTGGAGAAAGAG AGACCAAAgaaacctcctcctcccagcgcGCCGTcagccaaacacaccacag AGAAAAAGTCGGAGGTCAAGAGGGTTCCTCCCGAGCGACCTGAGCACCTGCCTCAGAGAGACCAGGATCGAG gTGAAGAGTTGAAGGTCGGAGACATCCCCAAGCCCTCCCTCCCATCTCTCCTTCCTAAGAAACCCCTCCCCCCAAAGAcaagctcctcctcctcctcttcctcccatccCCCGCGGCGTCCCGAGAGACCGCCCACTCTAGC gtgtgaAAGCCCCAAGTCTGAGGGCGGGGCTTCGACACCAGATTCTGCCCTTGACAGGTCACATGACGCCG ACGTGGACCTGGACGCCGTCGTCGCATCAACAGAGAAGCTGAGTCATCCAACGGCGTTGCGGCCTCGAGTCACAGACCGCCGGCCTCGCTCGCAGATCATCACAGCA tctTCCCTGTCCACGGCCGATCTGGACGCCCCTGCAGtggaggacaggaaggagaaggaCAGAGTGAAGGAGGAGCCGGAGACTTTCTCCAGATCCATAGACGTTTCCCTGAGAAAAGGAATTCCCACCGTCTCT GTACCTGACAGTAAAGCACCGCTGCCTGTCAAGCCCTCTGTCCTGACCCCGCCTACCTCCAGCCATCGCCCCTCCTCCCCGTCTTCCTCCTCGGGTCTGACCCCCTCCCCCGAGCTCCGGCATTCACCTCTGACCCCCCCGACACTGGAGGAACTCAGGAACCAGCTGAGAGACCTGAGGTCCTCCGTAGAACTGCTGAAGAGCCAGCACAG gCAGGAGATGAAGCAGCTTTCAAACACGCTGGATGAAGAGAAGAGGATTCGAATCGGTTTACAG atggAAGTAGAGCAGATAAAGAAGAGCCTGTTGAAATGA
- the sh3kbp1 gene encoding SH3 domain-containing kinase-binding protein 1 isoform X1 — MVEAVVEFDYEAQQDDELSLTVGDIIVNIRRDDGGWWEGELGGRRGLFPDNFVREIKKEAKRDGGQASMIKSELSNGRASPVSDPGVRPGRKGEQIRKRRCKAAFSYVPQHEDELELKIGDVIEIIAEKDTCRSGGPQVEEGWWEGFLNGKTGMFPSNFTKEILNESDTPSLDTPTSQEDLRSGRTSKDSPGSESDGGDSRSETGSGEIQPKKIRGFGFGDIFKDQPIKLRPRSMDVESEVDKASEGKAANVTPEAMKTEPDSKAKGREQCKVLFPYEAQNEDELSIKEGEIVNIITKECADAGWWMGEIGGRQGVFPDNFVKLLEVEKERPKKPPPPSAPSAKHTTEKKSEVKRVPPERPEHLPQRDQDRGEELKVGDIPKPSLPSLLPKKPLPPKTSSSSSSSSHPPRRPERPPTLACESPKSEGGASTPDSALDRSHDADVDLDAVVASTEKLSHPTALRPRVTDRRPRSQIITASSLSTADLDAPAVEDRKEKDRVKEEPETFSRSIDVSLRKGIPTVSVPDSKAPLPVKPSVLTPPTSSHRPSSPSSSSGLTPSPELRHSPLTPPTLEELRNQLRDLRSSVELLKSQHRQEMKQLSNTLDEEKRIRIGLQMEVEQIKKSLLK; from the exons gagatAAAGAAGGAGGCGAAGAGGGATGGAGGACAGGCGAGCATGATAAAGTCTGAGCTCTCCAACGGACGGGCCAGTCCTGTGTCTGACCCCGGAGTACGACCGGGCAGGAAAG gtgagcaAATCCGTAAGCGGAGGTGTAAAGCGGCGTTCAGCTACGTGCCTCAGCATGAAGATGAGCTGGAGCTGAAAATAGGGGACGTCATTGAGATCATAGCAGAG AAAGATACATGCCGGAGCGGTGGTCCTCAG gtggaggagggctgGTGGGAAGGGTTTCTGAACGGGAAGACTGGAATGTTTCCCTCCAACTTCACTAAAGAGATCCTGAATGAGTCGGACACGCCCTCTTTAGACACGCCCACCTCGCAGGAGGATCTACGCAGCGGCCGCACCA gtaaAGACAGCCCGGGCAGTGaaagtgatggaggagacagTCGGTCAGAAACAGGGTCGGGAGAAATCCAGCCGAAGAAG ATCCGAGGGTTCGGCTTTGGTGACATCTTCAAAGACCAGCCCATCAAGCTCAGACCTCGATCGATGGATGTGGAGTCAGAGGTGGacaag GCCAGCGAGGGGAAAGCAGCAAACGTCACTCCGGAAGCCATGAAGACCGAACCAGACAGCAAAGCCAAAG GGCGGGAGCAGTGTAAAGTCCTCTTTCCTTATGAAGCACAAAATGAAGACGAGCTGTCGATCAAAGAGGGAGAGATCGTCAACATCATCACGAAG GAGTGTGCAGACGCCGGCTGGTGGATGGGGGAGATCGGAGGAAGGCAAGGCGTCTTCCCAGACAACTTTGTCAAGCTGCTAGAAGTGGAGAAAGAG AGACCAAAgaaacctcctcctcccagcgcGCCGTcagccaaacacaccacag AGAAAAAGTCGGAGGTCAAGAGGGTTCCTCCCGAGCGACCTGAGCACCTGCCTCAGAGAGACCAGGATCGAG gTGAAGAGTTGAAGGTCGGAGACATCCCCAAGCCCTCCCTCCCATCTCTCCTTCCTAAGAAACCCCTCCCCCCAAAGAcaagctcctcctcctcctcttcctcccatccCCCGCGGCGTCCCGAGAGACCGCCCACTCTAGC gtgtgaAAGCCCCAAGTCTGAGGGCGGGGCTTCGACACCAGATTCTGCCCTTGACAGGTCACATGACGCCG ACGTGGACCTGGACGCCGTCGTCGCATCAACAGAGAAGCTGAGTCATCCAACGGCGTTGCGGCCTCGAGTCACAGACCGCCGGCCTCGCTCGCAGATCATCACAGCA tctTCCCTGTCCACGGCCGATCTGGACGCCCCTGCAGtggaggacaggaaggagaaggaCAGAGTGAAGGAGGAGCCGGAGACTTTCTCCAGATCCATAGACGTTTCCCTGAGAAAAGGAATTCCCACCGTCTCT GTACCTGACAGTAAAGCACCGCTGCCTGTCAAGCCCTCTGTCCTGACCCCGCCTACCTCCAGCCATCGCCCCTCCTCCCCGTCTTCCTCCTCGGGTCTGACCCCCTCCCCCGAGCTCCGGCATTCACCTCTGACCCCCCCGACACTGGAGGAACTCAGGAACCAGCTGAGAGACCTGAGGTCCTCCGTAGAACTGCTGAAGAGCCAGCACAG gCAGGAGATGAAGCAGCTTTCAAACACGCTGGATGAAGAGAAGAGGATTCGAATCGGTTTACAG atggAAGTAGAGCAGATAAAGAAGAGCCTGTTGAAATGA
- the sh3kbp1 gene encoding SH3 domain-containing kinase-binding protein 1 isoform X2 has protein sequence MVEAVVEFDYEAQQDDELSLTVGDIIVNIRRDDGGWWEGELGGRRGLFPDNFVREIKKEAKRDGGQASMIKSELSNGRASPVSDPGVRPGRKGEQIRKRRCKAAFSYVPQHEDELELKIGDVIEIIAEVEEGWWEGFLNGKTGMFPSNFTKEILNESDTPSLDTPTSQEDLRSGRTSKDSPGSESDGGDSRSETGSGEIQPKKIRGFGFGDIFKDQPIKLRPRSMDVESEVDKASEGKAANVTPEAMKTEPDSKAKGREQCKVLFPYEAQNEDELSIKEGEIVNIITKECADAGWWMGEIGGRQGVFPDNFVKLLEVEKERPKKPPPPSAPSAKHTTEKKSEVKRVPPERPEHLPQRDQDRGEELKVGDIPKPSLPSLLPKKPLPPKTSSSSSSSSHPPRRPERPPTLACESPKSEGGASTPDSALDRSHDADVDLDAVVASTEKLSHPTALRPRVTDRRPRSQIITASSLSTADLDAPAVEDRKEKDRVKEEPETFSRSIDVSLRKGIPTVSVPDSKAPLPVKPSVLTPPTSSHRPSSPSSSSGLTPSPELRHSPLTPPTLEELRNQLRDLRSSVELLKSQHRQEMKQLSNTLDEEKRIRIGLQMEVEQIKKSLLK, from the exons gagatAAAGAAGGAGGCGAAGAGGGATGGAGGACAGGCGAGCATGATAAAGTCTGAGCTCTCCAACGGACGGGCCAGTCCTGTGTCTGACCCCGGAGTACGACCGGGCAGGAAAG gtgagcaAATCCGTAAGCGGAGGTGTAAAGCGGCGTTCAGCTACGTGCCTCAGCATGAAGATGAGCTGGAGCTGAAAATAGGGGACGTCATTGAGATCATAGCAGAG gtggaggagggctgGTGGGAAGGGTTTCTGAACGGGAAGACTGGAATGTTTCCCTCCAACTTCACTAAAGAGATCCTGAATGAGTCGGACACGCCCTCTTTAGACACGCCCACCTCGCAGGAGGATCTACGCAGCGGCCGCACCA gtaaAGACAGCCCGGGCAGTGaaagtgatggaggagacagTCGGTCAGAAACAGGGTCGGGAGAAATCCAGCCGAAGAAG ATCCGAGGGTTCGGCTTTGGTGACATCTTCAAAGACCAGCCCATCAAGCTCAGACCTCGATCGATGGATGTGGAGTCAGAGGTGGacaag GCCAGCGAGGGGAAAGCAGCAAACGTCACTCCGGAAGCCATGAAGACCGAACCAGACAGCAAAGCCAAAG GGCGGGAGCAGTGTAAAGTCCTCTTTCCTTATGAAGCACAAAATGAAGACGAGCTGTCGATCAAAGAGGGAGAGATCGTCAACATCATCACGAAG GAGTGTGCAGACGCCGGCTGGTGGATGGGGGAGATCGGAGGAAGGCAAGGCGTCTTCCCAGACAACTTTGTCAAGCTGCTAGAAGTGGAGAAAGAG AGACCAAAgaaacctcctcctcccagcgcGCCGTcagccaaacacaccacag AGAAAAAGTCGGAGGTCAAGAGGGTTCCTCCCGAGCGACCTGAGCACCTGCCTCAGAGAGACCAGGATCGAG gTGAAGAGTTGAAGGTCGGAGACATCCCCAAGCCCTCCCTCCCATCTCTCCTTCCTAAGAAACCCCTCCCCCCAAAGAcaagctcctcctcctcctcttcctcccatccCCCGCGGCGTCCCGAGAGACCGCCCACTCTAGC gtgtgaAAGCCCCAAGTCTGAGGGCGGGGCTTCGACACCAGATTCTGCCCTTGACAGGTCACATGACGCCG ACGTGGACCTGGACGCCGTCGTCGCATCAACAGAGAAGCTGAGTCATCCAACGGCGTTGCGGCCTCGAGTCACAGACCGCCGGCCTCGCTCGCAGATCATCACAGCA tctTCCCTGTCCACGGCCGATCTGGACGCCCCTGCAGtggaggacaggaaggagaaggaCAGAGTGAAGGAGGAGCCGGAGACTTTCTCCAGATCCATAGACGTTTCCCTGAGAAAAGGAATTCCCACCGTCTCT GTACCTGACAGTAAAGCACCGCTGCCTGTCAAGCCCTCTGTCCTGACCCCGCCTACCTCCAGCCATCGCCCCTCCTCCCCGTCTTCCTCCTCGGGTCTGACCCCCTCCCCCGAGCTCCGGCATTCACCTCTGACCCCCCCGACACTGGAGGAACTCAGGAACCAGCTGAGAGACCTGAGGTCCTCCGTAGAACTGCTGAAGAGCCAGCACAG gCAGGAGATGAAGCAGCTTTCAAACACGCTGGATGAAGAGAAGAGGATTCGAATCGGTTTACAG atggAAGTAGAGCAGATAAAGAAGAGCCTGTTGAAATGA
- the sh3kbp1 gene encoding SH3 domain-containing kinase-binding protein 1 isoform X4, protein MVEAVVEFDYEAQQDDELSLTVGDIIVNIRRDDGGWWEGELGGRRGLFPDNFVREIKKEAKRDGGQASMIKSELSNGRASPVSDPGVRPGRKGEQIRKRRCKAAFSYVPQHEDELELKIGDVIEIIAEKDTCRSGGPQVEEGWWEGFLNGKTGMFPSNFTKEILNESDTPSLDTPTSQEDLRSGRTSKDSPGSESDGGDSRSETGSGEIQPKKIRGFGFGDIFKDQPIKLRPRSMDVESEVDKASEGKAANVTPEAMKTEPDSKAKGREQCKVLFPYEAQNEDELSIKEGEIVNIITKECADAGWWMGEIGGRQGVFPDNFVKLLEVEKERPKKPPPPSAPSAKHTTDVDLDAVVASTEKLSHPTALRPRVTDRRPRSQIITASSLSTADLDAPAVEDRKEKDRVKEEPETFSRSIDVSLRKGIPTVSVPDSKAPLPVKPSVLTPPTSSHRPSSPSSSSGLTPSPELRHSPLTPPTLEELRNQLRDLRSSVELLKSQHRQEMKQLSNTLDEEKRIRIGLQMEVEQIKKSLLK, encoded by the exons gagatAAAGAAGGAGGCGAAGAGGGATGGAGGACAGGCGAGCATGATAAAGTCTGAGCTCTCCAACGGACGGGCCAGTCCTGTGTCTGACCCCGGAGTACGACCGGGCAGGAAAG gtgagcaAATCCGTAAGCGGAGGTGTAAAGCGGCGTTCAGCTACGTGCCTCAGCATGAAGATGAGCTGGAGCTGAAAATAGGGGACGTCATTGAGATCATAGCAGAG AAAGATACATGCCGGAGCGGTGGTCCTCAG gtggaggagggctgGTGGGAAGGGTTTCTGAACGGGAAGACTGGAATGTTTCCCTCCAACTTCACTAAAGAGATCCTGAATGAGTCGGACACGCCCTCTTTAGACACGCCCACCTCGCAGGAGGATCTACGCAGCGGCCGCACCA gtaaAGACAGCCCGGGCAGTGaaagtgatggaggagacagTCGGTCAGAAACAGGGTCGGGAGAAATCCAGCCGAAGAAG ATCCGAGGGTTCGGCTTTGGTGACATCTTCAAAGACCAGCCCATCAAGCTCAGACCTCGATCGATGGATGTGGAGTCAGAGGTGGacaag GCCAGCGAGGGGAAAGCAGCAAACGTCACTCCGGAAGCCATGAAGACCGAACCAGACAGCAAAGCCAAAG GGCGGGAGCAGTGTAAAGTCCTCTTTCCTTATGAAGCACAAAATGAAGACGAGCTGTCGATCAAAGAGGGAGAGATCGTCAACATCATCACGAAG GAGTGTGCAGACGCCGGCTGGTGGATGGGGGAGATCGGAGGAAGGCAAGGCGTCTTCCCAGACAACTTTGTCAAGCTGCTAGAAGTGGAGAAAGAG AGACCAAAgaaacctcctcctcccagcgcGCCGTcagccaaacacaccacag ACGTGGACCTGGACGCCGTCGTCGCATCAACAGAGAAGCTGAGTCATCCAACGGCGTTGCGGCCTCGAGTCACAGACCGCCGGCCTCGCTCGCAGATCATCACAGCA tctTCCCTGTCCACGGCCGATCTGGACGCCCCTGCAGtggaggacaggaaggagaaggaCAGAGTGAAGGAGGAGCCGGAGACTTTCTCCAGATCCATAGACGTTTCCCTGAGAAAAGGAATTCCCACCGTCTCT GTACCTGACAGTAAAGCACCGCTGCCTGTCAAGCCCTCTGTCCTGACCCCGCCTACCTCCAGCCATCGCCCCTCCTCCCCGTCTTCCTCCTCGGGTCTGACCCCCTCCCCCGAGCTCCGGCATTCACCTCTGACCCCCCCGACACTGGAGGAACTCAGGAACCAGCTGAGAGACCTGAGGTCCTCCGTAGAACTGCTGAAGAGCCAGCACAG gCAGGAGATGAAGCAGCTTTCAAACACGCTGGATGAAGAGAAGAGGATTCGAATCGGTTTACAG atggAAGTAGAGCAGATAAAGAAGAGCCTGTTGAAATGA